Below is a window of Mucilaginibacter ginkgonis DNA.
TCAACTAATTAAAGGAGTAACTCAACATGAAAAAATTCACTGAAGTAAAAAACCTTGTTGCGTCATTAGAAGCTGATGCTGACAAATTCTACAACAAAGGTAACAGCGCTGCAGGCACACGCGTTCGTAAAGGTATGCAAGATCTTAAAAACTTAGCTCAGGCTATCCGTTTAGAAGTTCAGGAGTCTAAAAACGCAGCAGCAAAATAATTTACTTTTCCAGTGATCTTAAGGCGAAAGTCTGTCAAGATCAGAATACTAAAAAACTCTGTGCCTATTTGGTTACAGGGTTTTTTAGTATAAGAGTTTTCCTATGGCGGTGAAACGCGTAAACACCTCGGAGGTGTGCGGGGCGTCGGCTAACTCTTCTGTTAGGTCTTGCCCGGCCCAATGCTCATAATGTTTGCCATTGCGCCATAAACGGCTTTCGGTCACATCATAGATTATCCCGTTAAATGCAACCCAAACCTCGGGCTTGTCCTGCCCATTACGAAGTGCCAATTGCGAACGCGTGTATGCGGGTAAATCCGGCATTAGATGGCAAATTTTTTTTGACCGATGAGTGCGCTGATGTATAGCGCAAATTTTTCGGCAGCTGATACCCTGACCCTTTTTTGCCTGATAGCGTGCGGTGGCAGCGCACTAATTTTATTTAATAGTTTTTTAAAATAACTAAATGCCAGATATACACCTAACCGGCAGCTTTTTGGCAGCATTTTTATGCCTTCAAGCGCTTGATCAAAATCTTCGGCTATCTCCTGTTCTATCGCCTTTTTTTGTTCGTGATTAAAATTGTCAAAAGTAACT
It encodes the following:
- a CDS encoding histone H1 — encoded protein: MKKFTEVKNLVASLEADADKFYNKGNSAAGTRVRKGMQDLKNLAQAIRLEVQESKNAAAK
- a CDS encoding cytochrome b5 domain-containing protein, with the translated sequence MPDLPAYTRSQLALRNGQDKPEVWVAFNGIIYDVTESRLWRNGKHYEHWAGQDLTEELADAPHTSEVFTRFTAIGKLLY